The following coding sequences lie in one Cydia strobilella chromosome 16, ilCydStro3.1, whole genome shotgun sequence genomic window:
- the LOC134748315 gene encoding JNK1/MAPK8-associated membrane protein, with amino-acid sequence MSIVRSCPGLYCGRTQLDNGSWSDCGACPRGFRTNASSYCEPCTDVPTLYDWQYLGFMVLLPLVLHWFFIDMVSIGKGKQGILAQHFSAFFEVVSGTLAALLVLPPTGSLALHVCTPTALSDWYTLLHNPQPDYKETLHCTQEAVYPLYTIILLIYAFSLLMTITIRPWVMTYHPPNPGKKAIYCALYFYPILVLIHTVAAGLIYCSFPYIIIIISMMTSASHFSIKLDQSASALLLSSIANPRNLVILIGHWLVHAYGIISLTGLKDLWYLNLVPAPALFYILTAQFTDPMKIHND; translated from the exons ATGTCTATAGTGAGATCGTGCCCAGGGCTGTACTGTGGCCGTACACAGTTGGACAATGGCTCCTGGAGTGACTGCGGGGCATGTCCTCGAGGTTTTCGCACGAACGCGTCTAGTTACTGCGAGCCGTGTACAGATGTACCGACTTTGTACGATTGGCAGTATTTGGGGTTTATGGTGCTTTTGCCGCTGGTGTTGCATTGGTTCTTTATTGATATGGTGTCTATAGGCAAAGG AAAGCAAGGCATACTGGCTCAACACTTCTCGGCATTCTTCGAGGTAGTCTCTGGCACGCTAGCAGCCTTGCTTGTCCTGCCGCCGACCGGCAGCTTGGCATTACATGTGTGTACTCCAACAGCACTGTCGGACTGGTACACATTGCTGCATAATCCTCAGCCAGACTATAAGGAGACATTGCATTGTACACAGGAAGCGGTTTATCCatt ATACACAATAATACTGCTGATCTACGCATTCAGCTTACTGATGACGATCACTATAAGACCGTGGGTGATGACATACCATCCCCCGAACCCTGGAAAGAAGGCCATATACTGTGCTCTCTACTTCTATCCTATATTGGTTCTTATTCACACTGTTGCCGCTGGACTGATCT ACTGCTCATTCCCctacataatcataatcatatcaATGATGACATCAGCGTCGCACTTCTCAATCAAGCTCGACCAATCAGCATCAGCCTTACTCCTATCTTCAATAGCCAATCCCAGGAACCTTGTAATCCTAATCGGCCATTGGCTGGTGCATGCGTACGGGATTATATCTCTCACTGGGTTGAAGGATCTGTGGTATCTGAACCTAGTTCCTGCTCCGGCgttgttttatatacttacgGCCCAGTTTACTGATCCAATGAAGATACATAATGATTGA
- the LOC134748297 gene encoding UDP-glucosyltransferase 2-like gives MALKSLSAVLLLLCMGHAVQSANILALFSSLSFSDHLVFRGYVSLLAQKGHSIVLMTPYPGHFTYPDSERIIELDVGGESAVHWEEFRHLFTSTDDYFSKLRQFNELSLKLAITQIKSKQMQALLINPNIKFDLVITEADVPFLYAVAEKYKAPHVSITTSSGKLHQYEAKGNPIHPMLYLDVNTLNNGNLSIWQKFSELYRHVKTKHEFYNHYLPLSHVAAEKLLDLKRDLQEVEYDIDLLLVAANPIVAGNRPTVPAVIYGDRMHIKPGLVLPQNLQSLLDAATKGVIYFSLGAVEESESLPKATLQTLADAFRELPYTILWKIGNTTSFNKSDNVIAESWFPQQEILAHPNVKAFITHGGPRSLEEAVYYKVPVVGFPTIRGRKVFIRQLTKFGAGEILDPYYLDKESVKATVSVVATDQRYKKAITDIKKITEDPVISGPENAVWWTEYVLRHNGAKHLRSPVVGVSFIRYYMLDVMAFLLALAALYLYLSFLMLKFIVRRLCLRFLARRELSGKFKAL, from the exons ATGGCTTTAAAGAGCCTAAGTGCGGTGTTGCTGCTCCTATGCATGGGCCATGCAGTGCAAAGTGCAAATATCCTCGCGTTGTTTTCTTCCTTATCTTTTTCTGATCATCTAGTCTTCCGCGGATATGTTTCTTTGCTCGCTCAAAAAGGACACTCGATCGTATTGATGACGCCATATCCAGGACATTTTACGTATCCAGACTCTGAGAGGATAATTGAATTAGACGTTGGAGGGGAGTCCGCGGTTCACTGGGAGGAGTTCAGACACCTCTTCACCAGCACTGATGACTATTTTTCCAAGTTGAGACAATTCAATGAGCTCTCTCTCAAATTGGCCATCACTCAAATCAAATCTAAGCAAATGCAAGCGCTTCTAATTAACCCGAACATCAAATTTGATTTGGTTATTACTGAAGCAGATGTTCCTTTCTTATATGCTGTCGCTGAGAAGTACAAAGCTCCTCATGTCTCTATTACGACATCGAGCGGAAAATTACATCAGTATGAAGCTAAAGGAAATCCTATCCACCCTATGCTATACCTCGATGTCAACACCCTTAACAATGGGAACCTGAGCATTTGGCAGAAATTCTCCGAACTCTACAGACACGTTAAGACAAAGCACGAATTTTACAACCATTACCTTCCGCTGTCTCATGTGGCCGCTGAGAAGCTTCTTGATCTCAAGCGTGATCTTCAAGAAGTAGAGTATGATATTGATTTGTTGCTGGTTGCAGCTAATCCGATAGTTGCTGGAAACAGACCAACCGTCCCAGCTGTTATCTATGGTGATCGAATGCACATTAAACCAGGACTTGTCTTGCCTCAG AATCTACAATCCCTTCTAGACGCAGCTACAAAAGGAGTGATCTACTTCAGCTTGGGTGCGGTTGAAGAATCAGAAAGTCTTCCAAAAGCTACGCTGCAGACATTAGCTGATGCCTTCCGCGAGCTTCCATACACTATCCTTTGGAAAATCGGCAATACCACCTCTTTTAATAAATCTGACAATGTGATTGCTGAATCCTGGTTCCCTCAGCAGGAAATCTTGG CTCACCCAAACGTGAAAGCGTTTATCACTCATGGAGGTCCACGCTCATTGGAAGAAGCCGTCTATTACAAAGTGCCTGTTGTCGGATTCCCAACCATCAGGGGCAGAAAAGTTTTCATAAGACAACTCACTAAGTTTGGCGCTGGCGAAATCCTTGACCCTTACTACTTGGACAAGGAGTCTGTTAAAGCTACTGTCTCTGTTGTAGCGACCGATCAAAG gtacaaaAAGGCTATCACTGACATCAAGAAGATAACTGAAGATCCTGTGATTTCTGGGCCCGAAAACGCTGTATGGTGGACGGAGTACGTTTTGCGTCACAATGGAGCTAAACATCTTCGCTCTCCGGTTGTTGGCGTCTCGTTCATCCGATATTACATGTTGGATGTCATGGCTTTCCTTCTCGCTCTGGCGGCGCTCTACCTCTACCTTTCCTTCTTGATGCTGAAATTCATCGTGAGACGTCTGTGCTTGCGATTCCTGGCAAGGCGCGAACTTAGCGGGAAATTCAAGGCCTTGTAA
- the LOC134748113 gene encoding cyclin-dependent kinase 20-like: MDKDVSNYSVVGRIGEGAHGLVFKAKHLPTGREVALKKILIKNLEDGIPVNVMREIKALQLLRCKYVIKLYEMFPRGMSLVLVLEYMRSGLWDMLHHNQAALTTPVVKSYAQMLLKGTRYMHAHYVMHRDLKPANLLINHEGILKIADLGLARLYWPDGGRPYSHQVATRWYRAPELLYGARFYNEKVDMWAVGCIIAEMILQKPLFAGESDIEQLAIVLQHLGTPTEETWPGHAQLPDFHKITFPDSSPTPWSELLPAMEADAVHLIKCCLYYDADKRISAKEALRHQWFQTRPLPASLADMPKPISSATLK, translated from the exons ATGGATAAAGACGTATCAAACTACTCGGTTGTTGGTCGAATAGGCGAAGGCGCCCATGGTCTTGTGTTTAAGGCGAAGCACTTACCTACGGGGCGGGAGGTGGCGCTGAAGAAGATCCTTATTAAAAACCTGGAGGACGGAATACCTGTTAATGTGATGAGGGAGATCAAGGCATTGCAACTGCTTCggtgtaaatat GTAATAAAACTCTATGAAATGTTCCCGCGCGGCATGAGCCTGGTGTTGGTACTGGAATACATGCGCTCCGGGCTATGGGACATGCTGCACCACAACCAGGCCGCGCTGACGACGCCGGTCGTCAAGAGTTACGCGCAGATGCTGCTCAAGGGCACGCGGTACATGCACGCTCACTACGTCATGCACAGG gaTCTTAAACcagcaaatttattaataaatcacGAGGGTATACTGAAGATCGCAGACCTCGGTCTAGCGCGCCTTTACTGGCCTGACGGAGGCCGGCCATACTCGCATCAAGTGGCTACGAG GTGGTATCGTGCCCCGGAACTTCTCTACGGGGCAAGATTTTACAACGAGAAGGTGGACATGTGGGCCGTGGGCTGCATCATCGCAGAGATGATACTTCAGAAACCGCTTTTTGCT GGCGAATCCGACATCGAGCAACTGGCCATAGTACTCCAGCACCTCGGTACACCGACAGAGGAGACGTGGCCAGGCCACGCCCAGCTACCGGACTTCCATAAGATCACGTTCCCAGACTCCTCGCCCACACCTTGGTCTGAGTTGCTGCCGGCGATGGAAGCGGATGCGGTGCACCTGATCAAGTGCTGTTTGTACTATGATGCTGATAAGAGGATATCCGCTAAGGAG GCTCTACGGCATCAATGGTTCCAGACACGGCCCCTGCCAGCGTCTCTAGCAGATATGCCAAAACCAATAAGTTCTGCTACGCTAAAATAA